Below is a window of Mucilaginibacter ginkgonis DNA.
CTTTGCACCCCTAGCTTGCATCATTCCGCAGGTAGAGATCGAGGACTACAGGGTAGTAGAAAAATCATATCCGGCTTTCTATAATGATCTTGAAAAAGCGGGGTTTGCTATCCAAGAAGTCTAAAACTACCTTGTCATGCCGATCGATAGCTATCGGGACGGCATGACCTTTTATGATTTATCTTAATTTCTAGTTACCTTACGGGGATTAATGCCGCCCTTATACCAATTGACGGGCGGCTGTTACACCCTAAATTATGAGTACAATTATTGAGAAGCCCCGCATAAGTTTTTGGCAGATATGGAACATGAGTTTCGGTTTTTTGGGCATACAGTTTGGGTTTGCCTTGCAAAATGGTAATGCCAGCCGCATACTGCAAAAATATGGCGCAGATGTAGAACACCTTTCGTGGTTTTGGCTGGCAGCGCCCATTACAGGAATGATCGTACAGCCGATAATTGGCCATTATAGCGACCGTACCTGGAACCGACTTGGCCGTCGCCGCCCTTACTTTTTAACCGGCGCGATATTATCAGCCTTGGCTTTATTCCTGATGCCTAATTCGGCGGCTATCGCCAGCGTAGGCCCTGTTATCATTATTGGCGCTGGTATGCTTATGATAATGGATGCTTCGTTTAATGTGGCTATGGAGCCATTCCGCGCTTTAGTTGCAGATAACCTGCCCGATAGTCAGCGAAGCACCGGCTTTTCTGTTCAGACTTTTCTGATAGGTTTTGGCGCGGTGCTGGGATCATGGCTGCCCTACATTTTCGCAAACTGGTTTCACCTGGGTGCGACAGCATCTAACGGCCAGGTAGAAGATAATGTTAAATATTCGTTTTATGTAGGTGGTACGGTATTATTGCTTAGCGTGCTATGGACCGTTATCCGCACCAAAGAATACTCCCCTGCCGAGTATGCCAAATTTCATCCGGCAGAAAACACAGAAGGACATCAAAGCGGCATTGCTGAGATCATTGGTGACCTGCGCCGCATGCCGGCAACTATGAAACAATTAGGCCTGGTACAGTTCTTTTCGTGGTTTGCACTATTTTCAATGTGGGTATTTACTACGCCCGCAATCGCTTCGCATGTTTACGGCGTGCCGACGGGTGATGTTTCGTCAGCGAAATATAACGAGGCCGCCAATTGGGTGGGCATTTTGTTTGGTGTATATAATGGTGTATCAGCCATTTACGCATTAATGCTGCCGTCTATTGCCCGCGCAACCAGCCGTAAAAAAGCACACGCCTTTTCATTAGTGATGGGCGGCCTGGGTTTGCTTTCTATTTACCTGATTAAGGATCCACATTGGCTCATACTTTCCATGGTAGGTATTGGTTTGGCATGGGGAAGTATTTTGGCATTGCCCTACGCTATTTTATCGGGATCTATTCCTGCGAAAAAAATGGGTGTATACATGGGCATATTCAACTTCTTTATCACCTTTCCGCAGATAGTGAACGGGCTGTTCGGTGGGCCAATAGTAAAATATTTTTATCACGGCCAGTCGGTGTATGCCATTGTTCTGGCAGGCTTTTTTATGCTTTGCGCGGCAGTGTCTGTAATGTTTGTTCAGGACAACAGGGACATCAGTGTTAAAAAGGCGTTAGAATAATTCTTGTTGAAATCTTACTGGCTTGATTTTTGGCGATTATCAATATATTGGCAATCCAATTGCTTTAAATTATTAGATAAACTCTCCAAATAGCGCTTGATGGACGATAATATACTTGATCCGGAACTTACCGATAATCATGATGTAGAAGTTGATGAGGAATTTCATCATCTCAACAATCCCGTTCTGGGGATAAAACCGATCGAAAAAAAATACCTCGGCACCGTAACCGAAGTGGTGCAGGATAAAAATAAATTCTTTTTTAGCGATAACGACGCGCGTGTAGAGGTTACCGTTGTAAGTGACGAGATCATCCGCGTGAGGCTTGCGCCGCATGGTGTTTTTTTGGACGAGTTTTCTTATGCCGTGCCCGAGTTAAAGGTCACCGCTTCTGTGTTTTCGCTTCATGAAGACGAAAATGAATACCGGGTCTCGACAAACACGGTAAACTGCCATATCAACAAGCAGGATTTTCTGATCCATTTTTCTGACAGCCAGGAGCATGTAACAAGTAGTGATGCTGTGCCTATGCATTGGGAAGAAAACACCCAGTTTGGGGGCTATTATGTTTTTGGTACAAAGGTTTGCCATCAGGATGAAGCATTCTATGGCCTCGGCGACAAAGCCTCAAACTTAAATTTGCGCGGCCGCCGTTTTCGGAACTGGAATACAGATGCCTATTCGTTTGCCTGGAACCAGGATCCGCTATATCGCACTATCCCGTTTTATATCAGTTTAAATGAAGGTATCGCTCACGGTATTTTCGTTGACAATACTTTTCGCTCGACGTTCGATTTTGCTGCAGAGGATTTTACAAAAACCAGTTTCTGGGCCGATGGCGGTGAGCTCCAATATTATTACATCCACGGTCCGCATATGATGGACGTGGTAAAACGCTACCACTCGTTGACCGGCACGCACCCCATGCCCCCGCTTTGGGCGTTAGGGTATCACCAGTGCCGCTGGAGTTATTACCCCGAAAGCAAAGTACGCAGCGTTACCAGAGGTTTCCGCGACAATAAGATCCCTTGTGATGGTATTTACCTGGACATAGATTACATGGACGGCTATCGCTGCTTTACCTGGAACCGCAAATACTTCCCCGATCCAAAGAAAATGATCAAAGAATTGGCGGCAGACGGTTTTAAAACGGTGATAATTATAGATCCCGGTATACGTGTCGATGACAACTACGCGGTGTTCAGGGAAGGAAAAGAGAAGAAATATTTTTGCCGCCGATGTGACGATTACTTTATGGAGGGCCACGTATGGCCGGGCCGCTGCCAGTTCCCCGATTTTACCAACCCTGAGGTGCGTAGATGGTGGGGCGATCTATTCGATGAGTTGGTTGAAGCCGGCGTTGCGGGCGTATGGAACGACATGAATGAGCCTGCCGTATTTGGCGCAGGTACTTTCCCTGATGATGTACGCCACCAGTATGATGGCTATCGCGGCTCTCACCGCAAGGCGCACAATGTATATGGCATGCAAATGGTGCGCGCCACTTATGAAGGGCTGCGCAAACAAATGAAAAACAAGCGCCCGTTCACTATAACACGCGCGGGCTATTCGGGCGTGCAGCGTTATGCTTCTGTCTGGACGGGTGATAATGTTGCCTCATGGGAACATTTACACCTTGGACATATACAGTTGCAACGCCTGTCAATGTCGGGCATACCTTTTTGCGGTACGGACATCGGCGGATTTAGCGGCGAACCTGATGGAGAGTTGTTTACCCGCTGGATACAGTTAGGTACGTTCTCGCCTTTTATGCGCGCCCACTCGGCAGGCGACACTAAGGAACGCGAACCGTGGAGTTTTGGCGAGCCGTACACCGCTATAAACCGCAAGTTTATAGAATTGCGGTACAGATTGCTGCCTTACCTGTATTCGACGTTTTGGGAACATCACCGGTATGGTTTCCCAATTCTGCGTCCTGTTGTCTTACAGGAGCAAGATGTTTTGAATAACCAGGCCCGTCAGGACGAATTTACTTACGGTGATAAGATCCTGATCTGCCCGGTACTTGAGCCGGGACAAACGCAGCGCATAGTTTACCTGCCAAAAGGCAAATGGTACAACTTCTGGGACAAGAAGTTAATTGAGGGCGGCAACGAGATCACTGTTCCTACCCCACTGGAAACTATACCGATGTTTATTAAAGCAGGCAGCGTTATTCCGGAGTATCCCGTACAACAATACGTTGGTGAAAAAGAAATCACAGAGGTTAAGATCAATATCTACTATAGTGATTATGAAGTGAATTCATTCTTTTTTGAAGACTATGGCGAAACATTTGCTTACGAGCAGGATATCTACTCAGAAAAGAAATTTATTGTTAATGGTGATGCAGCGTCGCTAACCATTGAGCAGTCGATGGAAGGCTTATACACTCCCCGTTACGAAAATTACGCGTTTAACATAGTTGGACTGCCGTTTAAACCTGCAAAGGTGATTATAGATGGTAAAATGTTAACAGACTTCGATCAGTCCGGCGACGCCTCATTTAAGTTCATTTTTACCAAGAACTTTAAAAAGGCGGAGATTTTGAAATAGCGATAAAATCTTTCATAACAGAGGCCTTAAGTTTAAGGCCTTTGTTATTTAGTGTTCAGATAATTGGCTAAAATTTCGTTCAACCTCTTTACCGCATCTACTTTTTTGATTGTTGACTTTTCTGATTTGCTAAATATTGTCATCAATAGAACTTCGATTCCATCACTGGATTTTGTTAGGTGATAGTACATTACCCTAAATCCTCCGCTTTTACCTCTGCCAATACTTTCACCCGTGAGTCTAATCTTATAAATTCCTTTTCCATAGGACTCACCTAAGTAAGGATTACCGGTTAGCTGCAGGATCAAATCATCGATGGAAGGCCGTAAACCGGGATATTTTTTGGCTAACGGCTTTACGTTTTTAATAAAACTTGGAGAAACGAAGACTTGATTACTCATCCCACAATTTAGATGCAGGCACTTTATTTATTTTTCCATCTTTTATTAGCAATGCTTCCTTGTAACTTTTACTGATAATTTCAAGTTCTTCGTCACTTATGTCATCATCCGATGATACAGCAATGTGGCCGCCAATTTTTTTGACAATTTTAGATATATCAGATATAGCATTTGAGCTATCGTCCGGAATGTTTATTGTTAACGTTGTCATACCCTTAAATTACTATATCAAATATATGAAAAGATACGCTCAAACTGCCGTCGATGCAACATAGCATAAACAGATAGTGATTTGCTTTATCTATATTAGCCATTGCCTGCCAAACAAGCTGTTTTAATTTATGTTGAATTAAAAAGGCTCTAGCAGGCCCTAACGCTACACCAATGGCAAAAAAAACTGAGAAGACTGAACCAAAGTCAGAACCAAAATCCGTTAAAGCGACTATAAATAAACCGGCAATAAAAGCGCCTAAAGATGAATCATCTCAAGAGGTGGTTATGCCTAAAAGATTTGGAAAATCAAAAACAGATGTCGCTGCCTCAGTAACAACATTTCCGGCAGCGAAACCATATGGTACGGGCCAGTACAGTCGCTTTACAGAGTTCGATATACATCTTTTCAAATCGGGCAAACATTATAAGCTGTATGAAAAGATGGGTTCACATGTGGTTGAGCATAATGGTGTCATTGGAACTTACTTCGCAGTTTGGGCGCCAAACGCGCGTTATATTTCCGTGATCGGAAATTTTAACGGATGGAACAAGGGATCTACCCCTATCTATCCGCGATGGGATAGTTCCGGCATTTGGGAGGGTTTTGTGCCTCATATCGGTAACGGTGAGGTGTAT
It encodes the following:
- a CDS encoding MFS transporter translates to MSTIIEKPRISFWQIWNMSFGFLGIQFGFALQNGNASRILQKYGADVEHLSWFWLAAPITGMIVQPIIGHYSDRTWNRLGRRRPYFLTGAILSALALFLMPNSAAIASVGPVIIIGAGMLMIMDASFNVAMEPFRALVADNLPDSQRSTGFSVQTFLIGFGAVLGSWLPYIFANWFHLGATASNGQVEDNVKYSFYVGGTVLLLSVLWTVIRTKEYSPAEYAKFHPAENTEGHQSGIAEIIGDLRRMPATMKQLGLVQFFSWFALFSMWVFTTPAIASHVYGVPTGDVSSAKYNEAANWVGILFGVYNGVSAIYALMLPSIARATSRKKAHAFSLVMGGLGLLSIYLIKDPHWLILSMVGIGLAWGSILALPYAILSGSIPAKKMGVYMGIFNFFITFPQIVNGLFGGPIVKYFYHGQSVYAIVLAGFFMLCAAVSVMFVQDNRDISVKKALE
- a CDS encoding type II toxin-antitoxin system RelE/ParE family toxin, giving the protein MSNQVFVSPSFIKNVKPLAKKYPGLRPSIDDLILQLTGNPYLGESYGKGIYKIRLTGESIGRGKSGGFRVMYYHLTKSSDGIEVLLMTIFSKSEKSTIKKVDAVKRLNEILANYLNTK
- a CDS encoding glycoside hydrolase family 31 protein: MDDNILDPELTDNHDVEVDEEFHHLNNPVLGIKPIEKKYLGTVTEVVQDKNKFFFSDNDARVEVTVVSDEIIRVRLAPHGVFLDEFSYAVPELKVTASVFSLHEDENEYRVSTNTVNCHINKQDFLIHFSDSQEHVTSSDAVPMHWEENTQFGGYYVFGTKVCHQDEAFYGLGDKASNLNLRGRRFRNWNTDAYSFAWNQDPLYRTIPFYISLNEGIAHGIFVDNTFRSTFDFAAEDFTKTSFWADGGELQYYYIHGPHMMDVVKRYHSLTGTHPMPPLWALGYHQCRWSYYPESKVRSVTRGFRDNKIPCDGIYLDIDYMDGYRCFTWNRKYFPDPKKMIKELAADGFKTVIIIDPGIRVDDNYAVFREGKEKKYFCRRCDDYFMEGHVWPGRCQFPDFTNPEVRRWWGDLFDELVEAGVAGVWNDMNEPAVFGAGTFPDDVRHQYDGYRGSHRKAHNVYGMQMVRATYEGLRKQMKNKRPFTITRAGYSGVQRYASVWTGDNVASWEHLHLGHIQLQRLSMSGIPFCGTDIGGFSGEPDGELFTRWIQLGTFSPFMRAHSAGDTKEREPWSFGEPYTAINRKFIELRYRLLPYLYSTFWEHHRYGFPILRPVVLQEQDVLNNQARQDEFTYGDKILICPVLEPGQTQRIVYLPKGKWYNFWDKKLIEGGNEITVPTPLETIPMFIKAGSVIPEYPVQQYVGEKEITEVKINIYYSDYEVNSFFFEDYGETFAYEQDIYSEKKFIVNGDAASLTIEQSMEGLYTPRYENYAFNIVGLPFKPAKVIIDGKMLTDFDQSGDASFKFIFTKNFKKAEILK